Proteins from a genomic interval of Leifsonia shinshuensis:
- a CDS encoding TMEM175 family protein gives MTTTQTKVATVADNTNRPVRVEPHRRRYGTDRMKALSDGVFAFAITLLVLDLVVPSGSGRDLVGAVLQLWPHYLAYVVSFATIGAMWLAHTAITDRLDHADSTFMRLNLLPLLFVAFLPFPTGFLAQYVNSEQPERIAILLYGGAVVLLIVALAVVRSYASREGLFTGEADAGDRNLDRRLLIGLVGYLVLIGIGMIFPITGVFGFLALAVFIIVPLRVRRA, from the coding sequence ATGACGACCACGCAGACGAAGGTGGCCACAGTGGCGGACAACACGAACAGACCTGTCAGGGTGGAGCCTCACCGCCGCCGCTACGGCACCGACCGGATGAAAGCCCTCAGCGACGGCGTCTTCGCGTTCGCGATCACCCTGCTCGTGCTGGACCTGGTCGTGCCCAGCGGGTCCGGGCGTGATCTGGTGGGCGCGGTCCTGCAGCTGTGGCCGCACTACTTGGCGTACGTGGTCAGCTTCGCCACGATCGGCGCCATGTGGCTGGCGCACACCGCAATCACGGATCGTCTGGACCACGCGGATTCCACCTTCATGCGGCTGAACCTCCTGCCTCTGCTGTTCGTGGCCTTCCTCCCGTTCCCCACCGGTTTCCTCGCGCAGTACGTCAACTCCGAGCAACCCGAGCGGATCGCCATCCTCCTGTACGGAGGAGCTGTCGTGCTGCTCATCGTGGCCCTGGCCGTGGTGCGCTCCTACGCCTCCCGCGAAGGCTTGTTCACCGGGGAGGCCGATGCGGGCGATCGCAACCTCGACCGTCGACTGCTCATCGGACTCGTGGGCTATCTGGTCCTGATCGGGATCGGCATGATCTTCCCGATCACCGGGGTCTTCGGGTTCCTCGCCCTGGCGGTCTTCATCATCGTTCCGCTCCGTGTCCGGCGGGCGTGA
- a CDS encoding ABC transporter ATP-binding protein: protein MTLLELKNISVSYGRIEAIHDMSFSVEEGEIVSLIGANGAGKSTTMKTISGILNPSKGSILFDGQDITKMKAHIRVIRGISQAPEGRGIFPGMTVMENLDMGAFGRKDRSNMGPDFDRVFSLFPRLAERKTQVGGTMSGGEQQMLAIGRALMSSPRLLLLDEPSMGLAPQFIRQIFSIITEINKQGTTVLLVEQNANQALARAHRAFVLETGSITRSGTGRELLADPAIKEAYLGVG from the coding sequence ATGACGTTGCTTGAACTGAAGAACATCAGCGTGTCCTACGGCCGCATCGAGGCGATCCACGACATGTCGTTCTCCGTCGAGGAGGGCGAGATCGTCAGCCTGATCGGCGCGAACGGCGCGGGCAAGTCGACCACGATGAAGACCATCTCGGGCATCCTGAACCCGTCGAAGGGCTCCATCCTGTTCGACGGCCAGGACATCACCAAGATGAAGGCGCACATCCGCGTCATCCGCGGCATCTCGCAGGCCCCGGAGGGCCGGGGGATCTTCCCGGGGATGACCGTGATGGAGAACCTCGACATGGGCGCCTTCGGCCGCAAGGACCGGTCCAACATGGGCCCGGACTTCGACCGGGTGTTCTCGCTGTTCCCGCGCCTCGCCGAACGCAAGACGCAGGTCGGCGGCACGATGTCCGGCGGCGAGCAGCAGATGCTCGCGATCGGGCGCGCGCTGATGTCGAGCCCGCGGCTGCTGCTGCTGGACGAGCCGTCGATGGGGCTGGCCCCGCAGTTCATCCGGCAGATCTTCTCGATCATCACGGAGATCAACAAGCAGGGCACCACCGTCCTGCTGGTGGAGCAGAACGCCAACCAGGCGCTGGCGCGCGCCCACCGCGCGTTCGTCCTGGAGACCGGCAGCATCACCCGCTCCGGCACCGGCCGCGAACTGCTCGCCGACCCCGCCATCAAGGAGGCCTACCTCGGCGTCGGCTGA